The genomic window TGTGGAGGTTCGAAGAGGGATCGACACGGCTTCGCCGTCCGCGTCGGCTGGTATTAAGCCGTCGAGTGCGCCGCGGAGATGCTCCCAGGCCGTGACGTCGGTATTGATGCAGAGTGCAGCGGCGGGCTCGTCGTCGCGAGCGGTGAACATGATCGTGCTGGAGCGCAGCACTCGTCCGTCGGGCAGCACGGACCGATACGCGATCTGGTGGCGGAGGTCTCCGGTGGCGACACTGCGCAGCAGTTTGTCCGTCGGTGGGTCTCCTGGCCGCCGCCCGGTGATGTCACCGGCAATCGCGCGCACCGTGTTGGGGATTCGCCGCAGGTCGTGCAGGACCACCTCGGTGGGCTGCGGATAACTGCCCTGCAGTGCATCGACCATTTGCTCGAGCATCAGGTTGATCGTCTCGGCGTTGAGGATGCGCAAGGCGGCCACCAGCTGACCAGCCTCCTTCTTCAACATGCGGTCGATTTTAGCCGTCCGGAGCGTGGACACTCCACAACTATTTGTGTAATCTTTGGCGAGGGGCGGGGTCAGTTCAACACAATGTTGAAATAATTTGGTGTCGTCCGTCCCCTGATCCAACTGATGAGGACGCCGGATATGCCAAGTGAAGTCGCTGCCGCATCGGTCGTTGAAGGTAAC from Mycobacterium shigaense includes these protein-coding regions:
- a CDS encoding helix-turn-helix transcriptional regulator, with the translated sequence MLKKEAGQLVAALRILNAETINLMLEQMVDALQGSYPQPTEVVLHDLRRIPNTVRAIAGDITGRRPGDPPTDKLLRSVATGDLRHQIAYRSVLPDGRVLRSSTIMFTARDDEPAAALCINTDVTAWEHLRGALDGLIPADADGEAVSIPLRTSTPFVQTVLSDPVSEHFPHSVEELSARLIDAAIANVGVPVAEMRKEHKMEVVAELDQQGYFLVKQSAETAAAALDVTRYTVYNYLNAIHARASST